From Lujinxingia litoralis, a single genomic window includes:
- a CDS encoding helix-turn-helix domain-containing protein: MAYSAGFRERVVQKMFGPERSSVAELMEETGVARATLGRWRREAVNGGSVSGKSGRRRSKPPKEKIRIVMEAAGLSEEELGAFLRREGLHEADLVRLRQEVLEAAEKGLSPQKQKAAEPENKELKRVKKELARKEKALAEAAALLVLQGKLKAYFSEDEDDDTTKTKG, from the coding sequence ATGGCGTATTCAGCGGGATTTAGAGAACGTGTGGTGCAGAAGATGTTCGGGCCGGAGCGCAGCTCTGTCGCCGAGTTGATGGAAGAGACGGGTGTGGCACGAGCGACGCTGGGCCGGTGGCGCAGAGAAGCGGTAAACGGAGGTAGTGTGAGCGGAAAGTCCGGGAGAAGGCGCAGCAAACCACCCAAAGAGAAGATTCGTATTGTGATGGAAGCCGCCGGCCTCTCGGAGGAGGAGCTCGGCGCGTTTCTGCGCCGGGAAGGGCTTCATGAGGCTGATTTGGTGCGCCTTCGGCAGGAGGTTTTGGAGGCTGCCGAAAAAGGGCTTTCGCCGCAGAAACAAAAGGCCGCGGAGCCTGAAAACAAAGAACTCAAACGGGTCAAAAAAGAGCTCGCCCGTAAGGAGAAGGCCCTGGCGGAGGCGGCGGCGTTGCTGGTTTTGCAGGGAAAGCTCAAGGCGTATTTCTCGGAGGACGAGGACGACGACACGACGAAGACGAAAGGTTAA